The Burkholderia ambifaria AMMD genome has a segment encoding these proteins:
- a CDS encoding putative quinol monooxygenase, with protein MALYVMASVFPKPEHAQAVEAELRSMVAATRAEPGNRRYDLFREQDGSPALHLFEIYDDQAAFDAHLASPHFTAFRTKSTEWFSAPPVIKVLSGIDAAE; from the coding sequence ATGGCGCTTTATGTGATGGCATCGGTATTTCCGAAACCCGAACACGCGCAGGCCGTCGAAGCCGAACTGCGCAGCATGGTCGCGGCGACCCGTGCCGAACCCGGCAATCGCCGCTACGACCTGTTCCGCGAACAGGACGGCTCGCCGGCGCTGCATCTGTTCGAGATCTACGACGACCAGGCCGCGTTCGATGCTCACCTCGCAAGCCCGCACTTCACCGCGTTTCGCACCAAGTCGACCGAATGGTTCTCGGCGCCGCCCGTGATCAAGGTGCTGTCGGGCATCGACGCGGCCGAATAA
- a CDS encoding (2Fe-2S)-binding protein yields the protein MVTLNINGESRTVDAPDDMPLLWVLRDVVGLTGTKFGCGIAQCGACTVHLDGVAARSCVLPVAAVAGRKITTIEAVGATPAGQKVQDAWRELDVVQCGYCQSGQVMAATALIASNPSPSDADIDAAMAGNICRCGTYNRIRAAVKHAAKGS from the coding sequence ATGGTCACCCTCAATATCAACGGCGAGAGCCGCACGGTCGACGCCCCCGACGACATGCCCCTGCTATGGGTGCTGCGCGACGTCGTCGGCCTGACCGGCACAAAATTCGGCTGCGGGATCGCGCAATGCGGTGCGTGCACCGTGCATCTCGACGGCGTCGCCGCGCGCTCGTGCGTGCTGCCGGTCGCGGCCGTCGCGGGCCGCAAGATCACGACGATCGAAGCCGTCGGCGCGACGCCGGCCGGCCAGAAGGTTCAGGACGCGTGGCGCGAGCTCGACGTCGTCCAGTGCGGCTACTGCCAGTCCGGGCAGGTGATGGCGGCCACGGCGCTGATCGCGTCGAACCCGAGCCCGAGCGATGCCGACATCGACGCGGCGATGGCCGGCAACATCTGCCGCTGCGGCACGTACAACCGGATTCGCGCGGCCGTGAAGCACGCCGCGAAGGGGAGCTGA
- a CDS encoding xanthine dehydrogenase family protein molybdopterin-binding subunit, which translates to MSRGLIEAGRAGAGVSRRSFLKAGMSLGAAAGGGLLLGFSLPAAGDDARRSVIGGDADENARAGVFAPNAFVQIDRGGKVTLVMPKVEMGQGVYTALPMLIAEELEVPLSNVTLDHAPPNEKLFLDPLLGGQLTGGSTSVRYAWEPLRRAGATARTLLVAAAAKQWNVDPATCRAENGEVQHPPSGRRASYGQLADAASKLPVPKDVALKQPADFKLIGKPVKRLDSPEKVDGTAQFGLDVRLPGMLYAVIVNSPVFGGTVASVDDTAARKIPGVRQVVRVDNAVAVVGDHTWAAKRGASALVVKWNEGADAKVSTKDIVADLAQAAANGKGAVARKEGDVGRAFTNAKTRVDAVYEQPFLAHATMEPVNCTVQVRADGCEIWVGTQVPTRARDTVQQLTGLAPEKIVVHNHLLGGGFGRRLETDMIGQAVKVAKQVNAPVKVVWTREEDIQHDMYRPYYYDRISAGLDANGKPVAWQHRIVGSSIIARFAPPAFKNGVDPDAVEVSAELPYDLPNQLVDYVRQEPRHIPTAFWRGVGPTRGTFVVESFIDELAAQTKTDPVQYRRALLDKTPRARNVLDVATKAAGWGTSLPKGQGRGVSVMHAFGSFFSIVIDVAVDEGEVQVKRVVCAVDCGMAVNPSTIEAQVQGGIIFGITGALHGEITIEDGRVVQSNFTDYRMMRINETPPIEVHLVKSAEAPGGIGEPGTAATAAALSNAIFAATGKRLRKLPVGSQLKTA; encoded by the coding sequence ATGTCGCGAGGACTGATCGAAGCAGGTCGGGCCGGCGCGGGCGTGTCGCGCCGTTCGTTTCTCAAGGCGGGCATGTCGCTCGGCGCGGCGGCGGGCGGCGGCCTGCTGCTCGGCTTCAGCCTGCCGGCGGCCGGCGATGACGCGCGGCGCTCGGTGATCGGCGGCGATGCGGACGAAAACGCGCGTGCCGGCGTATTCGCGCCGAACGCGTTCGTGCAGATCGACCGCGGCGGCAAGGTCACGCTGGTGATGCCGAAAGTGGAAATGGGCCAGGGCGTCTACACGGCGCTGCCGATGCTGATCGCCGAGGAACTCGAGGTGCCGCTGTCGAACGTCACGCTCGATCATGCGCCGCCGAACGAGAAGCTGTTCCTCGATCCGCTGCTCGGCGGCCAGCTGACGGGCGGCTCGACGTCGGTGCGCTACGCGTGGGAACCGCTGCGCCGCGCGGGCGCGACCGCGCGCACGCTGCTGGTTGCCGCGGCCGCCAAGCAATGGAACGTCGATCCGGCCACCTGCCGCGCGGAAAACGGCGAAGTGCAGCACCCGCCGAGCGGCCGGCGCGCGTCGTACGGCCAGCTCGCCGATGCCGCGTCGAAGCTGCCGGTGCCGAAGGACGTCGCGTTGAAGCAGCCGGCCGATTTCAAGCTGATCGGCAAGCCGGTGAAGCGGCTCGATTCGCCGGAGAAGGTCGACGGCACCGCGCAGTTTGGGCTCGACGTGCGCCTGCCCGGCATGCTGTACGCGGTGATCGTGAACAGCCCGGTGTTCGGCGGCACGGTTGCGAGCGTCGACGATACGGCCGCGCGGAAGATTCCCGGCGTGCGTCAAGTGGTGCGCGTCGACAACGCGGTCGCGGTGGTCGGCGATCACACGTGGGCCGCGAAGCGCGGCGCGTCGGCGCTCGTCGTCAAATGGAACGAAGGCGCGGACGCGAAGGTGTCGACGAAGGACATCGTCGCCGATCTCGCGCAGGCCGCCGCGAACGGCAAGGGTGCCGTCGCGCGCAAGGAAGGCGACGTCGGCCGTGCGTTCACGAACGCGAAGACGCGCGTCGATGCCGTCTATGAACAACCGTTCCTCGCGCACGCCACGATGGAACCGGTGAACTGCACGGTGCAGGTGCGCGCCGACGGCTGCGAGATCTGGGTCGGCACGCAGGTGCCGACGCGGGCGCGCGATACGGTGCAGCAACTCACGGGGCTCGCACCCGAGAAGATCGTCGTGCACAACCATTTGCTCGGCGGTGGCTTCGGCCGGCGGCTCGAGACGGACATGATCGGACAGGCCGTGAAGGTCGCCAAGCAGGTCAACGCGCCCGTGAAGGTCGTGTGGACGCGCGAGGAAGACATCCAGCACGACATGTACCGGCCGTACTACTACGACCGGATCTCGGCCGGCCTCGACGCGAACGGCAAGCCGGTCGCATGGCAGCACCGGATCGTCGGCTCGTCGATCATCGCCCGGTTCGCGCCGCCTGCGTTCAAGAACGGCGTCGATCCCGACGCGGTCGAAGTTTCGGCCGAATTGCCGTACGACCTGCCGAACCAGCTCGTCGACTACGTGCGGCAGGAGCCGCGCCACATCCCGACTGCGTTCTGGCGCGGCGTCGGCCCGACGCGCGGCACGTTCGTCGTCGAGAGCTTCATCGACGAGCTGGCCGCGCAAACCAAGACCGATCCGGTGCAATACCGCCGCGCGCTGCTCGACAAGACGCCGCGTGCGCGCAACGTGCTCGACGTCGCGACGAAGGCGGCCGGCTGGGGCACATCGCTGCCGAAGGGGCAAGGGCGCGGCGTATCCGTGATGCACGCGTTCGGCAGCTTCTTCTCGATCGTCATCGACGTCGCGGTGGACGAGGGCGAAGTGCAGGTCAAGCGCGTCGTGTGCGCGGTCGACTGCGGGATGGCTGTGAATCCGAGCACGATCGAGGCGCAGGTCCAGGGCGGCATCATCTTCGGGATCACGGGCGCGCTGCATGGCGAGATCACGATCGAGGACGGCCGCGTCGTGCAGAGCAACTTCACCGACTACCGGATGATGCGCATCAACGAGACGCCGCCGATCGAGGTTCATCTCGTGAAGAGCGCCGAGGCGCCGGGCGGCATCGGCGAACCGGGCACCGCTGCGACCGCGGCGGCCTTGTCGAACGCGATCTTCGCGGCGACCGGCAAGCGGCTGCGCAAGCTGCCGGTCGGCAGCCAGCTGAAGACGGCCTGA
- a CDS encoding c-type cytochrome, which yields MRNLILNRSNRVARTFGASLIALSALMAGTAAHAAQTAPADSALVARGAYLAKAGDCVACHTAPRGAPFAGGLKMVTPMGAIYTTNITPDPETGIGGYTEAEFAGALRAGVAKDGHHLYPAMPYPSYAKLRDDDVKALYAYFMHGVEPVKQANRASEIPWPLGMRWPLALWNAVFLDTKPYADKPAKDAAWNRGAYLVQGLGHCGSCHTPRGVGFQEKALDEGGAAFLSGAPIDNWFASNLTGEHNTGLGRWSDAELAQFLKTGANRHATAFGSMVSVINHSTQELTDDDLTAISRYLKSLPAAGGTGAPPYRYDPKATQVSLGRPANDPGAKVYNAYCLHCHGVDGRGYAPLLAPLAGNPNVLEADASSLINVTLNGSESLVIGGVPSAYPMPAFSNQLNDRQIADVLTFMRAGWNNGAPAVQPADVAKLRKATAATR from the coding sequence ATGCGAAACCTCATCCTGAACCGCTCGAATCGCGTCGCGCGTACGTTCGGCGCATCGTTGATCGCGCTGTCCGCGCTGATGGCCGGCACCGCGGCGCATGCCGCGCAAACGGCGCCGGCAGACAGCGCGCTGGTCGCACGCGGCGCGTATCTCGCGAAGGCGGGCGACTGCGTGGCGTGCCACACCGCGCCGCGCGGCGCGCCGTTCGCCGGCGGCCTGAAGATGGTCACGCCGATGGGCGCGATCTATACGACCAACATCACGCCCGACCCGGAAACCGGCATCGGCGGCTACACGGAAGCCGAGTTCGCGGGCGCGCTGCGCGCGGGTGTCGCGAAGGACGGCCATCACCTGTATCCGGCGATGCCTTATCCGTCGTATGCGAAGCTGCGCGACGACGACGTGAAGGCGCTGTACGCGTACTTCATGCACGGCGTCGAGCCGGTGAAGCAGGCGAACCGTGCGTCCGAGATTCCGTGGCCGCTCGGCATGCGCTGGCCGCTGGCACTGTGGAACGCGGTGTTTCTCGACACCAAGCCGTACGCGGACAAGCCGGCCAAGGACGCGGCGTGGAACCGCGGCGCGTATCTCGTGCAGGGGCTCGGGCATTGCGGGTCGTGCCATACGCCACGCGGCGTCGGCTTCCAGGAGAAGGCGCTGGACGAAGGCGGCGCGGCGTTCCTGTCGGGCGCGCCGATCGACAACTGGTTCGCGTCGAACCTGACCGGCGAGCACAATACGGGGCTCGGCCGCTGGAGCGATGCGGAGCTCGCGCAGTTCCTGAAGACCGGCGCGAACCGCCATGCGACCGCGTTCGGCTCGATGGTCAGCGTGATCAATCACAGCACGCAGGAACTGACCGACGACGATCTGACGGCGATTTCCCGTTACCTGAAGTCGCTGCCGGCGGCGGGCGGCACGGGCGCGCCGCCTTACCGTTATGATCCGAAGGCGACGCAGGTCTCGCTTGGCCGGCCGGCGAACGATCCGGGCGCAAAGGTGTATAACGCTTACTGCCTGCATTGCCATGGCGTGGACGGGCGCGGCTACGCGCCGCTGCTCGCGCCGCTCGCCGGCAACCCGAACGTGCTCGAGGCCGATGCATCGTCGCTGATCAACGTGACGCTGAACGGCAGCGAGTCGCTCGTGATCGGCGGCGTGCCGTCCGCGTATCCGATGCCGGCGTTCTCGAACCAGTTGAACGACCGCCAGATCGCCGACGTGCTGACGTTCATGCGCGCCGGCTGGAACAACGGCGCGCCGGCCGTGCAGCCGGCGGACGTCGCGAAACTCCGCAAGGCGACGGCGGCCACGCGCTGA
- a CDS encoding NAD-dependent succinate-semialdehyde dehydrogenase, whose translation MANVTYTDTQLLIDGEWVDAASGKTIDVVNPATGKAIGKVAHAGIADLDRALAAAQRGFEAWRKVPANERAATMRKAAALVRERADAIAQLMTQEQGKPLTEARVEVLSAADIIEWFADEGRRVYGRIVPPRNLGAQQMVVKEPVGPVAAFTPWNFPVNQVVRKLSAALATGCSFLVKAPEETPASPAALLRAFVDAGVPAGVIGLVYGEPAEISSYLIAHPVIRKVTFTGSTPVGKQLAALAGQHMKRATMELGGHAPVIVAEDADVALAVKAAGGAKFRNAGQVCISPTRFLVHNSIRDEFTRALVQHAEGLKIGNGLEEGTTLGALANPRRLTAMASVVENARKVGASIETGGERIGSEGNFFAPTVIANVPLEADVFNNEPFGPVAAIRGFDKLEDAIAEANRLPFGLAGYAFTRSFANVHLLSQRLEVGMLWINQPATPWPEMPFGGVKDSGYGSEGGPEALEPYLVTKSVTVMAV comes from the coding sequence ATGGCTAACGTGACTTATACGGATACGCAACTGCTGATCGACGGCGAGTGGGTCGACGCCGCGAGCGGCAAGACGATCGACGTCGTGAACCCGGCGACGGGCAAGGCGATCGGCAAGGTGGCCCATGCGGGCATCGCCGATCTCGATCGCGCGCTGGCTGCGGCGCAGCGCGGTTTCGAGGCATGGCGCAAGGTGCCCGCGAACGAGCGCGCGGCGACGATGCGCAAGGCCGCGGCGCTGGTGCGCGAGCGCGCCGACGCGATCGCTCAGTTGATGACGCAGGAGCAGGGCAAGCCGCTGACGGAAGCGCGTGTCGAAGTGCTGTCGGCAGCCGACATCATCGAATGGTTCGCGGACGAAGGCCGCCGCGTGTACGGCCGGATCGTGCCGCCGCGCAATCTCGGCGCGCAGCAAATGGTCGTGAAGGAGCCCGTCGGCCCGGTCGCGGCGTTCACGCCGTGGAATTTCCCGGTCAACCAGGTCGTGCGCAAGCTGAGCGCCGCGCTCGCGACCGGCTGCTCGTTCCTCGTGAAGGCGCCGGAAGAAACGCCGGCGTCGCCGGCCGCGCTGCTGCGCGCGTTCGTCGACGCGGGCGTGCCGGCCGGCGTGATCGGCCTCGTGTACGGCGAACCGGCGGAAATCTCGTCGTATCTGATCGCGCACCCGGTGATCCGCAAGGTGACGTTCACGGGTTCGACGCCCGTCGGCAAGCAGCTCGCCGCGCTCGCCGGCCAGCACATGAAGCGCGCGACGATGGAATTGGGCGGCCACGCGCCGGTGATCGTCGCCGAGGATGCGGACGTCGCGCTGGCGGTGAAGGCCGCCGGTGGCGCGAAGTTCCGGAACGCGGGCCAGGTGTGCATTTCGCCGACGCGTTTTCTCGTGCACAACAGCATCCGCGACGAATTCACGCGCGCGCTGGTGCAGCACGCCGAGGGGCTGAAGATCGGCAACGGCCTCGAGGAAGGCACGACGCTCGGCGCGCTGGCGAACCCGCGTCGGCTGACCGCGATGGCGTCGGTCGTCGAGAACGCGCGCAAGGTCGGCGCGAGCATCGAGACCGGCGGCGAACGGATCGGCTCGGAAGGCAACTTCTTCGCGCCGACCGTGATCGCGAACGTGCCGCTCGAAGCGGACGTGTTCAACAACGAGCCGTTCGGTCCGGTCGCGGCGATCCGCGGCTTCGACAAGCTCGAGGACGCGATCGCGGAAGCGAACCGTCTGCCGTTCGGGCTGGCCGGCTATGCGTTCACGCGTTCGTTCGCGAACGTGCACCTGCTGTCGCAGCGCCTCGAAGTCGGGATGCTGTGGATCAACCAGCCCGCGACGCCGTGGCCGGAAATGCCGTTCGG